A region from the uncultured Draconibacterium sp. genome encodes:
- the rsmA gene encoding 16S rRNA (adenine(1518)-N(6)/adenine(1519)-N(6))-dimethyltransferase RsmA has protein sequence MSYVRPKKNLGQHFLTDQNIARKIVDSLGASVPDVLEIGPGMGVLTQYLLQRPELNVHVVEIDTESVEYLKQNYPTLKHIWGEDFLKADIVDRFSGKFTIIGNFPYNISSQIFFRVLQYRNRIPETVGMIQKEVAERIAAPHGSKIYGILSVLLQAFFDIEYLFTVSEGVFNPPPKVKSAVVRLKRNKVEHLPCNEQLFVKVVKAAFNLRRKMLRNSLKDICTQLPEEYAMKRPEQLSVDAFIDLTCKIEEIGGE, from the coding sequence ATGAGTTACGTTCGACCCAAAAAAAATCTTGGTCAGCATTTTTTAACCGATCAGAATATTGCCCGGAAAATTGTTGACAGCCTTGGTGCCAGTGTTCCAGATGTACTGGAAATTGGACCGGGAATGGGAGTCCTTACTCAATATCTTTTACAACGCCCCGAGTTAAATGTGCATGTGGTTGAGATTGATACCGAATCGGTTGAATACCTTAAGCAGAATTATCCAACGCTAAAACATATCTGGGGAGAAGATTTTTTGAAAGCCGATATAGTCGATAGATTTTCCGGAAAGTTTACGATTATTGGCAATTTCCCGTACAACATTTCATCGCAAATTTTCTTTCGGGTACTACAGTATCGTAACCGTATACCTGAAACCGTTGGAATGATTCAGAAAGAGGTTGCCGAGCGTATTGCTGCTCCTCACGGATCGAAAATATATGGTATTTTAAGTGTTTTGCTTCAGGCTTTTTTTGATATCGAATACCTGTTTACGGTATCGGAGGGTGTGTTTAATCCACCGCCAAAAGTAAAATCGGCCGTGGTTCGGTTAAAACGAAACAAGGTTGAACATTTGCCCTGTAATGAACAGCTTTTTGTTAAAGTGGTGAAGGCGGCGTTTAATTTGCGTAGAAAAATGTTGCGTAATTCGTTAAAGGACATTTGTACCCAGTTGCCCGAAGAGTATGCAATGAAACGCCCGGAACAACTGTCGGTTGATGCCTTTATCGATCTGACTTGTAAAATCGAAGAAATTGGGGGGGAGTAA
- the mgtE gene encoding magnesium transporter, with translation MSFEITKENIEQLRFLIEEQKKEEVAALMEDLHPADIAEIMDDLSIEEAKFIYLLLDGEKASDVLIEIDEDDRRRFLKVLPPELIASKFIEHMDSDDAADVVAELDEDVQKEVLNEIEDIEQAGDIIDLLEYDEDSAGGIMAKELVTVNENWNVATCLKEISRQAEEVDEIFYIYVIDDDEKLKGILSLKKLILNHTNTKISKIYDSDIRMVSTNARQEEVAEMMDKYDLVAMPVVDEIGRLQGRITFDDVIDFVRDEAEKDYQMVSGITGDVEPGDKVWEVLRARFPWLLIGLLGGILGAVVLGTHEESLAKVTELAFFIPLIAAMAGNVGVQSSSIVVQSIASGVKDLETPARKIAKEVAVAVLTASIFAVLIFAYNFFVSGNMNLTYSVSISLFIVILFASLFGTTIPLILNRFKIDPALATGPFITTMNDILGMMIYLTISGLFFNLV, from the coding sequence ATGAGTTTTGAAATTACAAAGGAAAACATTGAGCAGTTAAGGTTTTTAATTGAAGAGCAAAAGAAGGAAGAAGTTGCTGCTTTAATGGAGGATCTCCATCCGGCTGATATTGCCGAAATAATGGATGACCTGAGTATTGAAGAAGCCAAATTCATTTACCTGCTTTTAGATGGAGAAAAAGCATCGGATGTTTTAATAGAAATCGACGAAGATGATCGTCGCCGGTTTTTGAAAGTATTGCCACCAGAACTTATTGCCAGCAAGTTTATCGAGCATATGGACTCTGACGATGCCGCCGATGTTGTGGCCGAGTTGGATGAGGACGTACAGAAAGAAGTACTTAACGAGATAGAAGATATTGAACAGGCTGGTGATATTATCGATTTGCTTGAATACGATGAGGATTCGGCAGGTGGTATTATGGCTAAAGAGTTGGTAACGGTAAACGAAAACTGGAATGTGGCTACCTGTTTAAAAGAAATTAGCCGCCAGGCAGAGGAGGTAGATGAGATTTTCTATATCTACGTTATCGATGATGATGAAAAACTGAAGGGTATTCTTTCACTTAAAAAACTGATATTAAACCACACCAATACTAAAATTTCAAAAATTTACGATTCGGATATCCGTATGGTTTCTACCAATGCACGACAGGAGGAGGTTGCCGAAATGATGGACAAATACGACCTGGTGGCCATGCCTGTTGTTGACGAGATTGGCCGACTGCAAGGACGAATTACCTTTGATGATGTGATTGACTTTGTGCGTGATGAGGCAGAGAAAGACTACCAGATGGTTTCGGGTATTACCGGTGATGTGGAGCCTGGCGATAAAGTTTGGGAAGTATTGCGTGCGCGTTTTCCCTGGTTGCTTATTGGCTTGCTTGGTGGTATTTTAGGGGCGGTTGTGCTGGGAACACACGAAGAGTCGTTGGCAAAAGTTACCGAGTTGGCCTTTTTTATTCCATTAATTGCGGCGATGGCAGGTAATGTTGGAGTGCAATCGTCGTCGATTGTGGTGCAAAGTATAGCCAGCGGGGTTAAAGACCTTGAAACGCCGGCCCGAAAAATTGCAAAGGAGGTAGCTGTGGCCGTGCTAACAGCAAGTATTTTCGCCGTGCTTATTTTTGCTTATAATTTCTTTGTCTCCGGAAACATGAATCTTACTTATTCGGTTTCTATTTCTCTTTTCATAGTTATTCTGTTTGCCTCCTTGTTTGGTACCACTATTCCCTTAATTCTGAACCGGTTTAAGATTGACCCTGCGCTAGCTACAGGTCCCTTTATTACTACCATGAACGATATTCTGGGGATGATGATTTACCTGACTATTTCCGGACTGTTTTTTAATTTGGTTTAA